Proteins encoded by one window of Bacteroidota bacterium:
- a CDS encoding HAMP domain-containing sensor histidine kinase, giving the protein MLKNYRISTKLLFTILPLLFLAVGTSAFLNNLYQERDMLEQAQASAQTYAELIRKSLVEQMVTRERIDDEYLQRLSSGGDLDSLHICFMTDSLHLREMYQSEERTERLRKREMQARAHSQEEVCGINETVYRREGDSFSALVPFKAVARCQQCHAVQQGHVLGVAAMNISLTRITQSIQRNWIRSFGVFLAFTVVGIILSLLIYRLLIARRLKTLVEATKSIGSGNLERSLSDNTSSDELGELSTAFDTMRLRLKKTQDDLIHSERLSTIGQMASSIVHDFRTPMSTINLAIESLEHGKGFTPEKTQLWYRMIHDAIRKMVTMAQELLDFSRGETHLNKSDTPVGDFVTLLVDSVKVNLEHARVRLHVRNNCSGNATFDAERLHRALVNIINNAQDAMPQGGELHLTVDRHDGTIRFTITDSGNGIPPEIRDRMFEAFVTAGKKKGTGLGLAITKRIVDQHGGTIEVQSEPGKGTTFVVSIPG; this is encoded by the coding sequence ATGCTGAAGAATTACCGCATATCGACCAAGCTCCTCTTCACGATCCTCCCCCTCCTTTTTCTCGCAGTGGGCACGAGCGCCTTCCTCAATAATCTCTACCAGGAACGCGACATGCTCGAGCAGGCGCAGGCCTCCGCGCAGACCTACGCCGAACTGATCCGCAAATCGCTCGTCGAACAGATGGTGACCCGCGAACGGATCGACGACGAATATCTTCAGCGGCTCAGCAGCGGGGGCGACCTGGACAGCCTTCATATTTGCTTCATGACCGACAGCCTCCACCTCCGGGAGATGTATCAGTCGGAAGAGCGCACCGAGCGCTTGCGGAAGAGAGAGATGCAGGCCCGGGCGCACTCTCAGGAGGAGGTCTGCGGCATCAACGAGACCGTCTACCGCCGCGAGGGCGACTCGTTCAGCGCCCTCGTCCCGTTCAAAGCGGTGGCCCGCTGCCAGCAATGTCATGCCGTGCAGCAGGGCCACGTGCTGGGCGTCGCGGCGATGAATATATCTCTCACGCGGATCACACAATCGATTCAGAGAAACTGGATCCGCTCCTTCGGGGTGTTCCTCGCTTTCACGGTTGTCGGAATCATCCTCAGCCTCCTTATCTACCGCCTCTTGATCGCACGGAGACTGAAGACGCTTGTCGAGGCCACAAAATCGATCGGAAGCGGCAATCTTGAGCGAAGCCTGTCGGACAACACCTCGAGCGACGAGCTGGGCGAATTGAGCACCGCATTCGATACCATGCGGCTGCGCTTGAAGAAAACCCAGGACGATCTGATTCACTCGGAGCGATTATCGACCATCGGGCAGATGGCGAGTTCGATCGTGCACGATTTCCGGACTCCGATGAGCACGATCAACCTCGCGATCGAATCGCTGGAGCACGGCAAGGGGTTCACACCCGAGAAGACACAGCTCTGGTACCGGATGATTCATGACGCCATCCGGAAAATGGTCACCATGGCGCAGGAATTGCTGGATTTCTCGCGCGGCGAGACTCATCTGAACAAGTCTGACACGCCGGTGGGGGATTTCGTCACACTGCTCGTCGACAGCGTGAAGGTGAACCTTGAACACGCCCGGGTCCGGCTGCACGTCAGGAACAATTGCTCCGGCAACGCCACGTTCGATGCGGAAAGACTCCACCGGGCTCTGGTGAATATCATCAACAACGCCCAGGATGCGATGCCGCAAGGGGGAGAGTTGCACCTGACCGTCGATCGTCACGACGGCACGATCAGGTTCACGATCACCGATAGCGGCAACGGCATCCCGCCCGAGATTCGCGACAGGATGTTTGAAGCGTTTGTGACCGCGGGAAAAAAGAAGGGGACGGGTCTCGGCCTGGCGATCACAAAACGGATCGTCGATCAGCACGGGGGGACTATAGAGGTTCAGAGCGAACCGGGGAAGGGCACCACCTTCGTGGTGTCGATACCGGGATGA
- a CDS encoding YajQ family cyclic di-GMP-binding protein: MADTSSFDIVSIVDLQEVDNALNQARKEIIQRYDFKGSKSSLELKPKEFEIVLISDDDFRMKAVVDILQSKFVKRGVPLKALTYGEIEPAAGGTVRRVIKLQNGIEKENAKLILKMIKDSKLKVQAQIMDAQVRVSGKSKDDLQAIMALVRAANLSFAVQFQNYR, encoded by the coding sequence ATGGCAGACACCAGCTCATTCGACATCGTCTCGATCGTCGACCTGCAGGAAGTCGACAATGCCCTTAACCAGGCGCGCAAGGAAATCATTCAACGGTACGACTTCAAGGGCTCCAAGTCCTCCCTCGAGCTCAAACCGAAGGAGTTTGAGATCGTCCTGATCTCCGACGACGATTTCAGGATGAAGGCGGTGGTCGACATCCTTCAGTCGAAATTCGTGAAACGCGGCGTCCCCCTCAAGGCGTTGACGTACGGGGAGATCGAGCCCGCGGCCGGTGGGACCGTCAGGCGGGTGATCAAGCTGCAAAACGGGATCGAAAAAGAAAACGCAAAGTTGATCCTCAAGATGATCAAGGATTCGAAATTGAAGGTCCAGGCGCAGATCATGGATGCGCAGGTGCGCGTGAGCGGTAAAAGCAAGGACGACCTCCAGGCGATCATGGCGCTTGTACGCGCGGCAAACCTCTCGTTCGCCGTCCAGTTTCAGAATTACCGGTAG
- a CDS encoding N-acetylmuramoyl-L-alanine amidase, whose protein sequence is MPTCRRLCLLLLLIVPLLSRAQESVPVIFNQAPARNTRIAAITTGQTLYCSVGDLARAFELRSIFNAETGRLELSAKQFTIVLTPDNPFITILDEKRNANLLQLQKNVLQPAGAFYVPIAEFIPVFDDIMRENVTFNPSRREIDVGRLVRISPFDISSVSFEQKSNGDLIRLQCSKRLPNAETWCKPIGSDTWVYVTLADGRADVASIEGFRPNGILKKVLVFQSPTSVQLTFKLKGEIKSAELIPAEGSDDLLIALHRPTEEEIAARKTRDVGGNLQRERNRWKLDVLVIDAGHGGEDPGALGVSRVKEKDITLAVALKLGRLIERNLRDVRVVYTRTTDHFVELDRRGQIANQAGGKLFISIHCNSMARKPSPTNGFEIYLLRPGKTENALRIAERENAVVKYEQGYEQRYQKLTEENFILLTMAQSAYVKYSEQFADILHHEMGKGTGLDNNGVKQAGFYVLVGASMPNVLVETAYLSNRHDEKILNSDKGQQRIAESIFNAVKRYKREYEKSLEEGKDPGADPQ, encoded by the coding sequence ATGCCGACCTGCCGGCGGCTGTGCCTCCTTCTTCTCCTGATCGTCCCTCTTCTCTCCCGGGCCCAGGAATCGGTCCCCGTGATTTTCAATCAGGCGCCCGCCCGGAATACGAGGATCGCAGCCATCACCACCGGCCAGACACTCTATTGCTCCGTCGGCGATCTTGCGAGGGCGTTCGAGCTCAGGTCCATCTTTAACGCGGAGACGGGACGCCTCGAACTGAGCGCAAAGCAATTTACGATCGTCCTGACCCCCGACAACCCCTTCATCACGATCCTCGACGAAAAGCGCAACGCAAACCTGCTGCAACTTCAAAAGAACGTCCTCCAGCCCGCGGGCGCGTTCTATGTGCCGATCGCCGAGTTCATCCCGGTCTTCGACGACATCATGCGTGAGAATGTGACCTTCAACCCATCTCGCCGGGAAATCGACGTCGGCCGGCTTGTGAGGATTTCACCCTTCGACATCTCCTCGGTCTCATTCGAACAGAAATCGAACGGGGATCTCATCCGGCTCCAGTGTTCGAAGAGGCTTCCGAACGCCGAAACCTGGTGCAAACCGATCGGCAGCGACACGTGGGTTTATGTGACCCTTGCCGACGGGCGGGCGGACGTCGCCTCCATCGAAGGCTTCCGGCCGAACGGGATTCTTAAGAAGGTGCTCGTGTTTCAATCTCCGACCTCTGTCCAGCTGACGTTCAAGCTGAAGGGAGAAATAAAGAGCGCCGAGCTGATCCCCGCGGAGGGGAGCGACGACCTTCTGATCGCCCTCCACCGCCCGACCGAAGAGGAGATCGCAGCGCGGAAGACACGGGACGTCGGGGGTAATCTCCAGCGCGAGCGGAACCGCTGGAAGCTCGACGTGCTCGTCATCGATGCCGGGCACGGAGGGGAAGACCCCGGCGCGCTCGGGGTGAGCCGCGTGAAGGAAAAGGATATCACGCTGGCAGTCGCGCTGAAACTCGGGCGTCTCATCGAGCGGAACCTGCGGGATGTACGCGTGGTCTACACCCGCACGACGGATCATTTTGTCGAGCTGGACCGGAGGGGGCAGATCGCGAACCAGGCGGGCGGGAAGCTCTTCATCAGCATCCATTGCAACTCGATGGCCCGAAAGCCAAGTCCGACGAACGGGTTCGAGATCTACCTGCTCCGGCCCGGAAAAACCGAGAATGCGCTCCGGATCGCCGAGCGCGAAAACGCGGTGGTCAAGTACGAACAGGGATACGAGCAGAGATATCAGAAGCTGACCGAGGAGAATTTCATTCTGCTCACGATGGCCCAGAGCGCCTACGTCAAGTACAGCGAGCAGTTTGCGGATATCCTTCACCACGAGATGGGGAAGGGAACAGGCCTCGACAATAACGGCGTCAAGCAGGCGGGCTTCTACGTCCTTGTGGGCGCTTCGATGCCGAACGTGCTGGTCGAAACCGCGTACCTCTCCAACAGGCACGACGAAAAGATCCTGAACAGCGACAAGGGGCAGCAGCGCATCGCGGAGTCGATCTTCAACGCCGTCAAGCGGTACAAGCGCGAGTATGAAAAGTCTCTGGAAGAGGGGAAGGACCCCGGGGCGGATCCCCAATAA
- a CDS encoding saccharopine dehydrogenase C-terminal domain-containing protein has translation MNALVIGSGRMGSALAHDLARSGGVERVILADINLERAREVAGRIGKNVEPVQLDTRSPDRVVETMKRVAVAVGATSYGHNVGLTEAAIRAGIHFCDLGGNMDVVYRQMALDKEAKAAGVCIIPNCGLAPGMACVIAAGGAARFSSVDEIHIRVGGLPLHPRPPLNYQLVFSPEGLINEYIEPAEVLRDGQLKSVDSMLDLEELEFPAPFGKLEAFNTSGGISTLTRMFAGKAKHLDYKTIRYTGHCEKFKLLLDLGFASSEPIMAGPNFRTAREMFEEMLRRRLPSNGPDVVLTRVTIKGSMGKERKALAYEMVDYYDEKEKMTSMMRTTAFPTSIIAQMAAGGTITARGVQPPEQCVPLEPFLKELRARNIVIAESLS, from the coding sequence ATGAATGCGCTCGTGATCGGATCGGGAAGGATGGGCAGCGCTCTCGCACACGACCTTGCCAGGTCCGGGGGCGTGGAGCGGGTGATACTCGCCGACATCAACCTGGAGCGCGCGAGAGAGGTTGCCGGGAGAATCGGCAAGAATGTCGAACCCGTTCAGCTCGACACACGGTCGCCCGACCGGGTCGTCGAAACGATGAAACGAGTCGCGGTCGCCGTCGGAGCGACGAGCTACGGGCACAATGTCGGCCTTACCGAAGCCGCAATCCGGGCCGGCATCCATTTCTGCGACCTCGGCGGAAATATGGATGTGGTCTATCGACAGATGGCGCTCGATAAGGAAGCGAAGGCTGCCGGCGTGTGCATCATCCCGAATTGCGGTCTTGCACCCGGAATGGCGTGCGTCATCGCAGCCGGGGGCGCGGCCCGTTTCAGCTCCGTCGACGAGATCCATATACGAGTCGGAGGGTTGCCCCTTCACCCCCGTCCCCCGCTCAACTACCAGCTCGTCTTCTCCCCCGAGGGGTTGATCAACGAGTATATCGAGCCGGCGGAGGTCCTCCGGGACGGGCAACTCAAGAGCGTCGACTCGATGCTCGACCTCGAAGAGTTGGAGTTTCCGGCGCCGTTCGGCAAGCTGGAAGCGTTCAACACCTCGGGCGGCATCTCAACGCTGACCAGGATGTTTGCCGGGAAGGCGAAGCATCTCGATTACAAGACCATCCGGTACACGGGGCATTGCGAAAAGTTCAAGCTGCTTCTCGACCTCGGGTTTGCGAGTTCGGAGCCGATCATGGCGGGGCCCAATTTCCGGACAGCCCGCGAGATGTTCGAAGAGATGCTCCGGCGCAGGCTTCCCTCCAACGGTCCGGATGTGGTCCTCACGCGCGTGACGATCAAGGGATCGATGGGCAAGGAGCGGAAGGCACTTGCGTATGAGATGGTAGATTATTATGATGAAAAGGAGAAAATGACGTCGATGATGCGGACGACCGCATTCCCGACTTCGATCATCGCGCAAATGGCGGCCGGAGGGACAATCACGGCGCGGGGCGTTCAGCCGCCCGAACAGTGCGTACCGCTCGAGCCCTTTCTCAAAGAGCTGAGAGCGCGGAATATCGTGATCGCAGAGTCCCTTTCCTGA